One Mobula hypostoma chromosome X2, sMobHyp1.1, whole genome shotgun sequence genomic window carries:
- the slc37a2 gene encoding glucose-6-phosphate exchanger SLC37A2, giving the protein MRSTLPPGIRCVQAFSRDSWYRGFILMLTFLFYASYHLSRKPISIVKSELHKNCSSIDGHGNKSHLDNDTWCDWAPFDKPNYKMLFGALDNSFLISYAIGMFFSGIFGERLPLRYYLTVGMLLSGLFTALFGCGFYWQIHSIWFYVFMQIANGLVQTTGWPAVVACVGNWFGKGKRGFIMGIWNSHTSVGNILGSLIAGIFVSSAWGLSFIVPGAIIAGMGIICFFFLVEYPEDVGCTSPQHHDQREQEPLLRRDSMDEIFANPNDEGSINTNGYTTQPSAISFLGALRIPGVVEFSLCLLFAKLVSYTFLFWLPLYISSVAHLNPKAAGDLSTLFDVGGIIGGILAGIISDYTGGRATTCWMMLIVAAPMLFLYNYIGKNGLAIIIGMLILCGALVNGPYALITTAVAADLGTHKCLKGNAKALATVTAIIDGTGSIGAALGPLLAGLLTNWNNVFYMLIASDILACLLLTRLVFKEIRGWCGHLPRPRGLKEI; this is encoded by the exons GTACCGTGGCTTCATTCTGATGCTGACCTTCCTGTTTTATGCCAGTTACCACTTGTCTCGCAAGCCCATCAGCATAGTCAAG AGTGAACTCCACAAAAATTGTTCCTCAATTGACGGCCATGGAAACAAAAGTCACCTCGACAACGATACATGGTGTGACTGGGCTCCATTTG ATAAACCCAATTACAAGATGCTGTTTGGTGCATTGGATAACTCCTTCTTAATATCTTATGCCATTGGAATGTTTTTCAG tgGTATATTTGGGGAGCGTCTGCCTCTGCGCTATTACCTCACCGTTGGGATGTTGCTCAGTGGATTGTTCACCGCTCTCTTTGGATGTGGATTTTACTGGCAGATCCACAGCATCTGGTTCTATGTGTTTATGCAG attgCAAATGGCTTGGTGCAGACCACAGGGTGGCCAGCTGTTGTCGCTTGCGTGGGTAACTGGTTCGGAAAAGGGAA GAGAGGTTTCATTATGGGAATCTGGAACTCTCACACATCAGTCGGTAATATTCTTGGCTCTTTGATCGCTGGAATCTTCGTGTCCTCTGCCTGGGGTTTATCATTCATAGTGCCTGGTGCCATTATTGCAGGAATGGGAATAATCTGCTTCTTCTTTCTTGTAGAGT ACCCCGAAGATGTGGGCTGTACTTCACCTCAACACCAT GACCAGAGGGAGCAGGAGCCGTTGTTACGCCGTGATAGCATGGATGAGATTTTCGCCAATCCCAACGACGAGGGAAGTATCAATACCAATGGCTACACCACACAGCCCTCAGCAATCAGCTTCTTGGGAGCACTCAGAATACCT GGAGTGGTGGAGTTTTCACTCTGTTTACTCTTTGCCAAACTTGTCAGCTACACGTTCCTCTTCTGGTTGCCACTCTATATTTCATCTGTGG CTCATTTGAATCCCAAAGCTGCTGGTGACCTCTCGACACTCTTTGATGTTGGTGGTATTATTG GTGGAATTCTGGCTGGAATCATCTCCGATTACACTGGTGGGCGGGCCACTACGTGCTGGATGATGTTGATCGTGGCTGCTCCTATG CTCTTCCTGTATAACTACATTGGGAAAAATGGACTTGCAATAATTATAG GAATGCTGATCCTGTGTGGAGCTCTAGTGAATGGACCGTATGCACTGATCACAACTGCAGTGGCGGCCGATCTG GGGACCCACAAATGTCTAAAAGGGAACGCTAAAGCATTAGCGACTGTGACTGCAATCATTGATGGAACGGGCTCAATTG gtGCTGCCTTGGGACCCCTGTTGGCAGGACTTCTCACTAACTGGAACAATGTATTTTATATGTTGATTGCGTCTGATATCTTAGCCTGCCTG TTATTGACCAGATTAGTCTTCAAGGAGATTCGGGGCTGGTGTGGACATCTGCCAAGACCAAGAGG ATTGAAAGAGATTTAA